The DNA sequence CCGTTCTTATTGAATTCAATTCAACGATACTTTCTTCATCAAAGGCTCCGCCTTTAATACACTTATCTACCTCATCTTTAAACTCACTCAAATTTTTAATATATGTGGCATAAAAATGATCCTTCATCTGCTCATCTAAGGAAATTATATTTCGGTAGTTACTCGTTGATACTATGGCGTATATAATTGCTAAAACAGAAACCGCAATACTTAACGCGAGAATTATCTTTTTCATTATACTCCTCTTATTTGCCTGTTATGGTATGGTCCAATACTGCCATTCCAGTATCCATATCTATTACAATTGTATTCATACCTGTAGGGATATCAGCATTGTTTATTCTTACTGTATACGATGCCTCAGCAGAAGTCCTTATTTTTTCAACTTTCGTTGGACTTAAATTATACTGAAAAGAGCCCGATCATTAACGTTGATCGTAACGGATTTCTAAATAATGTCAAAATAATTTTTCGCCGTCATTTATGGTACGGCTCACCGCGCTGTCTATAACGGCAAGCATTAGGCCATGCTTTTTCCTGCACAAAATTGTCAGCATCGTTTGCATCCCCTGAAGATCGAACCCAACAAATCCGATGTATAGTAGAGCTTTACTGCCAGTATGTAGATTAAGAATCATCAAGGATTGTGCAAGTAATTCAACAAAAGAAAAGTTCAAGTGGTATCTCTGTTATATCGGTGAGTGTATACAAACCATGTCATGCTTGCTGTTAATAATGCCGACGAAATCAAAGCTGTAAGAACACTATATGTTTGCCAAATCAGTATCGTTGACCAATCTAATGCACAGCACATGATACACAGGGCAATCGTAGCAATCAGCAAAATAGCTGTTACGATTATTCGCTTTTTTGTCATTGGCTGCCGCTCATTCGTTTTCCTTCTGCGTAATCCTAAGAGAAAGAACAGAACGGCCAATAGGCAAAGAATAATTGTGGTAGACGATAAAATGATGTCCAAAAGCTGTGTGCCGCTTATTTCATATGACTGTGTTAGATTGCCGTCTAATATATCTTTAACTTTTAGCACCATGCTTCTATTGATATTTGCGCCGTTGGTCAGCAAGCAGAAGGCTGTTCGTTCATTTGGCAGTATGGCCACTTCGGTTCCGAAATTGGGATTGCCCCCTGGGTGCTCTATAATCGATTGGTTGGCGTTTACCGACCAGCCCGCCGCATAATACATTTCGTTGACAGCCGGAACAGACATATCACCCTGATGTGATTTTTCGATAACCGTATGGAATATTTCGGGTATGTCCTGCACAATACCCATCTGTATGCCCATCCAACGCGCCATATCTTTTGTACAAGAAATGATGTAGCCTGCGGGTTTATTCCCGGAAAAATCCGGCGCGTTATATGGAGTTGTCATAAAAAAGGAAGAACGGTAACCCTGTGCCAACTGTCCGGTTGCTTGAGCATCTTCTTTATAAACATACGTCTGGTGAAGACCTAACGGCTGAAATACCTGTTCCCTCATAAAGTCTTCATAGCTTTGTCCTGACACCATCTCAATAACTAAACCCAATACGTCATAATTAACGGTTCCATAGTTATACTGTTCACCGGGAGGGAACGCCAACTCAGCATCTACCAGCATTTCCACAGTCTTTTGCAGCAAATCTGGCGTATTGCCTTGTGGAATATTTTGAGTATGCCTAAAATTTGTTAGGCCGCTAGTATGGTGAAGAAAGTTATTGAGTGTAAGGCTTTGCATATCAACAGATTTCCCTTGATACTTTAACGTAAACCAAGGTATATATTTTTGGACAGTGTCAGTCATTGACAGCAGCCCTTGCTCTTCCAACAGCAGAATACCCATGCCGGTAAAAGCTTTACTGACCGAGGCCAACTCATATAGTGTATTTTCACTTGCAGACAACCCATTCTCACGGTCTGCATACCCGGAAGAAAAGTAGAACACTTCATCATCAGCAAGTATTGAGATTGACATTCCCGGCACACCTGATATACGACGGGCATCATCCAGCAACGCTTGTATTGCCGCAGATTGCGTATCTGACAACGCATAACTTTGTTTTGCGAATCCTGAGAACAATATAAGTATCGTTAATACAAAAACAATAGACTTTTTCATAAACTCTCCATTTCAAAAAAATTATGCAAGGATAATATAAACAACCCGTAGTACGCCTTATCCGCCAAATGCGTCTTTCAAATATACTTAATGCTAGACGTTCAATGATCAGATTACTATTGTAAACTTCACAGACCCATGTATATTATTTCTTGTTTCGCAAAAAAGGCCCCTCTGATTGGTTAGCGGAAAGGTCAATGGCATAGTCAACAACTTAGCTATTTGAATATCGAAAGACCCGCTCCTGGAGCTGGTCTTTCTAATGGGGCAAGGGGGAGTCGAACACCTGTATGGGACACTAAAGACCGCCAAAATCAATGGCGGCCTGGTTGTATGTTATTCAACTACCGTTTCCCGTTAGCTTAATGACTTTTTCTTGTTTGTGATTATTATTTGCTATTCATTTTCAGACAAAACTCCTGTCAGCAACCAATCACTGCTGTTTTTTCAACCCGTCCTTGTCCTCTCTTCATATCGTGAGCGGGAAGGGTGCCATAAAGTAAGGACGACTAACTCAAGTAACGATTTCGGATGACCCCCATGTGATGAAGCTCGTGTCCTGCGATGCCGTAAGCGAGGGCGCGCGCCGTAATGCTTACGTTGTTGGCTGTGCCCTTGCGGGACCACGCCTCCGTCGGTAACCCGCGCAGCAGTGTGATCGTCGATTGCCGTACGGCCCGGTAATCTTCGGCCAATTGCGCGGTTGTCCAGCTTCCAAAAGGAGGAATGAACAATTCCTGGTCGAAACCGGGCAGAGGCGTCTGATCCCCTCTTGCAAATCGGAGCAGGCGGTAGGTCATGACGCGTTCACTGTCTGCGATGTGGCCCACGACTTCTTTCAGAGTCCATTTTCCTTCCGCATACCGATAGGCGCTCTGGCTTTCGGTCAACGATGCCAGCAGCTCTGTCATTTGCTTTTCCTGAGCGAGCAGAATGTCGATGATGTTGCCTTCCGGCACCAACCGGATATACTCGCCGGCATCCCCGGCGTATTCTTCTTCTGACGGTCTATGGTTCATGCGTAATCACCTTCTATGAAGATATAGAAAACTAAAATGCTCTTTCCAATGCTCTACCGCGATTTTTTTGCAAAATACGTAACTTCGGCATGTCTAATGAATTCGCGAAAGAATAGAACTTTCCTTCCAGCAATTGAGAGTAAGCAACCACTTAGTTGGTCGGCGGCACGCTAAACTGCCCGTTAGATTAAAAAAGCGAATAAGCGCCGCAGAATATCAGCCGCCTTTTGGCCTCTTAAATTAGCGGCTAGGGTGCATTTACTCACATTCTTTGACCTAATCCATTTATCGGCGAAAAATGAATTCAAATTGTTATAACTGTTCATGACACTGAGAAGGGGTATCGGGCTTCTTTCCTTGCTTATTCGACTATATATCAGGGTGGAAATACCGATCTATAACAGTTGGATACATACCACCACTACTTATTCTCACTGTATACGATGCCTCAGCAGAAGTTCTTATGTTCCCAACCTCTTTTGGATCTAAACCATATTGAAAAGAAAAATATGCTGTTTTTCCACTTGCTTGTGGTGATTTCACCCTAGTTTTCGATTGTGAATCAGTGTCGCGGATCACCGTCGCGCGTGGAAATCTTGAACTCCCGCTGAATCTCGGCAATGTAAAATGCGCGCGGTTATTGATGTAGCGCATGGTCAAGTTCACTCGTTCAGTTTTCTTCATGATCTTTTTGTACTAAAGATTTGGCAAAGTTTTCAAGAAAAGGTATCATTTTTTGATACATTTAACAAATAGAATCAACCTTGTAAGATACAGATCCTCAAAGGAGAGATTAAAATGTCTAACTACTCAATCAAAACCATCTCAGAAAAGAGCAAGATAGTTGATACGGTAACAAACTCAAAATTAAAAACCTATCCCCAGGGAAAAGTTGTCGCCTATTGGATTACAACTGCGCTGCTTGCATTCGTTGAGGGAAGCGGTGGAATTGGGGAACTAACCCATCAATGGGGAACGCTCGATACAGTGAAGATCGTAGAGTATCCGGTGTACTTTCTGACCATTATCGGAATTTGGAAATTACTTGGGACGATAGCCATCCTCGTGCCGCGCTTTCCACGGCTTAAGGAATGGGCGTATGCAGGCATATTCTTTGGAATGACGGGCGCAGCTGCATCACACGCATTCGTGGGGGACTACGGGGCTTATGCGTACCATATTTGGAGCACTCTTGGTCTTGCAATCCTAGCTCTCGTCTCGTGGGCGCTACGTCCGAAGAGCCGCAAACTTTAAGGAGGGGATGAAATAATCAACCGTTTATTACTTAGTGTCTAATCACACCGAGCAACCAACAGTCACCAAATCCAAAGAGCACGGCCGACCAAAAGTCTGGCGATTTAAAAGACAATAAAGAGTATCATTTTTTGATACATTTAACAAATAGAATCAACCTTGTAAGATACAAATCCTCAAAGGAGAGATTAAAATGGCTAACTACTCAATCAAAACCATCTCAGAAAACTACAAAATGACTGCTTTCGGTGTTTTACTTGAAGACTACAACGACTGGGCAGGTAATGCAGCAAAAACTGCAGCGAAAAAAGCGGAAATCACTGAAAATGGCAAGCTCGCTGAACTTCTCGCACTCGCTGACGGGCAAGAATATCAAATCAACTACATCATCGACGGTAAGAGTTGGCGCGGATTCGGCGTGATGGGTGAGTTCCATGAGGAAGGTGCGGTCGTTCTCGATTTCCTCGCTGGTGACTACATCGTTGTGCCGGGCAAGGGCACTGACAAAGACCGCCTTGCTGACGAAATCACAGGTAAAGTTTTCGGCGGCTTGATGCAAGAAATCACGGACTACAAATACGTTGGTCCTGGTAACTCAACATTCGTCAAAGCAGCTGAAAACGGTGAATTCTACGGCGAAATGTGGCTTCGTGCCGAAAAAGTCGAGCGCTAATCTCTCGGATAAAAGGGAGCTTCCCTGGCAGACGGGTCCACCCTTACTTTTGGTTCGGTTCTCTGCGCTGTCTGTAAGGCAAATTTTACTGCCATCCTTAGCGGGATGGCTCTTTCTTTAAAGATACAACCTCACTCTTAGTAGCCTCTAAAACTTCTTGACGCCCTTAATTTTTCGCTCTACTTATGATAAGGCTCACCGTGATGTATATAAGCACAAAGTACAGTTTGACCACAAGATATACATATCAGCAGTATTTCTAACATATTTCATTCCAACTCTAAAACTGATCCGCCACTAATTATCGTACCGTTATTCTTACCTTCACAAATTTCTTTCATCGAGCCTGGTTTATCGAAGTTAAACACATGCATTGGCAGATTGTAGTCTCTTGCTAAAATGAAAGCTGATTGGTCCATTACCTTTAAGTTGTGTTTTAAAACGTCGTTGTAATGAAGCGAACGAAATTTCCTTGCATCTTTATCAAATTTAGGGTCTGCATTAAGAACACCATCAACACCTTGCTTTGCAACTAATAAAGCGTCACAATTAACCTCGATGGCTCTTTGTACTGAAGGATAGTCTGTTGTAACGTAAGGTTGACCGTTCCCCCCTGCAAAAATTACAATATAGCCTTTTTCTAGATGGTGGATTGCTCTTAGACGGATGTATGGTTCTGCAACTGAAGTAATGGGTATTGCCGTCATTACTCGTACTTCCTTTTTGGTCTTGGCTTTAAGAACTCCACGAAGCATTAAACTATTTACTACAGTCGCAAGCGTCCCTATGTTATCAGCTTCTGCCCTTTCTATCCCCCAGCTTTCCGCCATATTACCTCTGAAAATGTTACCCCCACCTATAACTAACGATACTTCAACGCCTAAGTTTACTACTGACATAATTTCATCCGCAATATGGTCTAACCTTTCTGGCTCAAAACCAAATTCAGAGTTTCCTGCTACTGCTCCACCACTTAGCTTAACGAGAACCCTTTTGTACCTTGACAATTATTACACCCCCATAAAATAAAAACACTAAAGCAATAAATGCTTTAGTGTCCTAATGGAATGGAAATATGAAATACGCAATTCGACTGAATGTAAGTCTTCCGTTTCCACCTCATACTCCCACCCCTTCATGTTTTTTTCCATCAAGTAATTTTATATTACGTGAAGGTAAATTGCAATTACCGTAACCTACATATTTTACTTGTTATCGTATCGCTTTAAATTATATTCATAGTCGGTCGATGGATGTGCTAACTGTTAACGTTGGAAACAACCCCGACGAAAGAAGCGTCAAGGACATTGAATTGTTCTTTGACGCTTCAATTAACGACGACTTTGTGCTTACTTATGGTACGGTTCAGCGTATCATCTATTGAGCGAAAGAGAAGGCACCCGATCGGGTGCCTTCTCTTCTAATTCCTGTGGGGTCTTCATTTCAATCAGAGGGTCGTAATTTTAAAGCAACTTAATCAGCTCTTCTAGCTCATCAACTAATACTTTTGCAAGTTCGAAATCAGTATCTTTTAAAGCCAATTCTATTTTCATTTCAACTGCTTTTTTGTTTTGTTCCGCCTCTAAATAGTCTTTATCAAAATGACTAGCATAAATCATCTGTTTAAATTTTCGCATAGTCATTTTTCTAATCGTCTTATCGTCAATGATTAATACATAATCCATACCATTTACAACAGAATAGAAATCATGAGATATCATGAGAATCGCACCTTTATAATCATCAATGGCTTTTTCCAGCGCGATTTGTGTATAGGTGTCTAAATGGCTTGTCGGTTCGTCAAGAAGCAATACGTTTGCTTTACTGGCAGAAACTTTAGCCAATTGAAGTATATTTTTTTCTCCACCAGATAAAGATGCTATCTTCTGATTAACGATTTCTCCTTCAAAGCCATAGTGTGATATATACGATCTAACCTCATCATAAGTGCTAAACCCAGCATCAATGAATTCTTCTAGTATTGTATTAGAATCCTTTAACACTTCGCCTTGAAGCTGAGATAGATAAGCCACTTTAGCATCCGCATTTATTTCAATGGAATCATGATGATTGTTAAAGATATCTCGGAGTAAAGTCGTTTTTCCGGTACCGTTTGGACCGATAATGGCTACTTTATCCGTAGATTTTATCTCAAAGCTAACATTGTCTAACAGCAGCTCATCAAAGGCAACACTATAGTTACTGACATTTACAACATTGGTGTCTTCAATCTCATGATCAATATCAAAACTAATATTCGGCTGCTTAATTTCTACAAATGGTGCTTTAATTCTACGCGCTTCCAATCTCTCTTGAAATCTAACTCTAGCTTTTAAAGCTCTCCCTCTAGATGCTTCTGAATTAATCGTTGCGATAGCTCTAAGATTATCAATGATGTTATCGTATCTCTCAATTTCTTCTTGTTCAGCGACTGCAATTTCTTGCAACTCAACTTTTGTTTGAAGTAATGAGAAATTATACTCAATATATCGCCCATCAAACTCTTGGATCTCCATGTTTTCAAGGTGTATAATTTTGTTGAAACAATGATTCAATAGATATCGGTTGTGCGTAACAACTAGCAGCATCCCTTTGTGAGAATTAATAAGTTTTTTAAGCGCATTTAGGTTTTCGAAATCTAAAAATACATCCGGTTCGTCCATAATCATTAAGTCGGGACTATTAAGCATCTCCTTCATCACTTGAATAAGTTTGAATTCTCCACCACTCAGTTCGGATACCCTTACATCTTTTAGCTTCATGAGGTTTGCTAGATTTAGTTTTTTATTAATGTTGCTTTCAAAATTCTCGCCGCCGATTGCATCAAACGCGTCTAAAGCTAATTGATACTCTTCGAGTAACGGC is a window from the Paenibacillus sp. J23TS9 genome containing:
- a CDS encoding serine hydrolase — its product is MKKSIVFVLTILILFSGFAKQSYALSDTQSAAIQALLDDARRISGVPGMSISILADDEVFYFSSGYADRENGLSASENTLYELASVSKAFTGMGILLLEEQGLLSMTDTVQKYIPWFTLKYQGKSVDMQSLTLNNFLHHTSGLTNFRHTQNIPQGNTPDLLQKTVEMLVDAELAFPPGEQYNYGTVNYDVLGLVIEMVSGQSYEDFMREQVFQPLGLHQTYVYKEDAQATGQLAQGYRSSFFMTTPYNAPDFSGNKPAGYIISCTKDMARWMGIQMGIVQDIPEIFHTVIEKSHQGDMSVPAVNEMYYAAGWSVNANQSIIEHPGGNPNFGTEVAILPNERTAFCLLTNGANINRSMVLKVKDILDGNLTQSYEISGTQLLDIILSSTTIILCLLAVLFFLLGLRRRKTNERQPMTKKRIIVTAILLIATIALCIMCCALDWSTILIWQTYSVLTALISSALLTASMTWFVYTHRYNRDTT
- a CDS encoding DinB family protein; protein product: MNHRPSEEEYAGDAGEYIRLVPEGNIIDILLAQEKQMTELLASLTESQSAYRYAEGKWTLKEVVGHIADSERVMTYRLLRFARGDQTPLPGFDQELFIPPFGSWTTAQLAEDYRAVRQSTITLLRGLPTEAWSRKGTANNVSITARALAYGIAGHELHHMGVIRNRYLS
- a CDS encoding DoxX family protein → MSNYSIKTISEKSKIVDTVTNSKLKTYPQGKVVAYWITTALLAFVEGSGGIGELTHQWGTLDTVKIVEYPVYFLTIIGIWKLLGTIAILVPRFPRLKEWAYAGIFFGMTGAAASHAFVGDYGAYAYHIWSTLGLAILALVSWALRPKSRKL
- the pyrH gene encoding UMP kinase, with amino-acid sequence MSRYKRVLVKLSGGAVAGNSEFGFEPERLDHIADEIMSVVNLGVEVSLVIGGGNIFRGNMAESWGIERAEADNIGTLATVVNSLMLRGVLKAKTKKEVRVMTAIPITSVAEPYIRLRAIHHLEKGYIVIFAGGNGQPYVTTDYPSVQRAIEVNCDALLVAKQGVDGVLNADPKFDKDARKFRSLHYNDVLKHNLKVMDQSAFILARDYNLPMHVFNFDKPGSMKEICEGKNNGTIISGGSVLELE
- a CDS encoding ABC-F family ATP-binding cassette domain-containing protein, whose translation is MIKVENLSFSFPQKELYKNISFTLEEAQHCAFIGTSGSGKSTLIDILMDPERYLFEGKLEIDPTCTIGYVSQFSQLDRTKETTVFEYIGEEFIKIQNEIQSLCTEMETSSDIEPLLEEYQLALDAFDAIGGENFESNINKKLNLANLMKLKDVRVSELSGGEFKLIQVMKEMLNSPDLMIMDEPDVFLDFENLNALKKLINSHKGMLLVVTHNRYLLNHCFNKIIHLENMEIQEFDGRYIEYNFSLLQTKVELQEIAVAEQEEIERYDNIIDNLRAIATINSEASRGRALKARVRFQERLEARRIKAPFVEIKQPNISFDIDHEIEDTNVVNVSNYSVAFDELLLDNVSFEIKSTDKVAIIGPNGTGKTTLLRDIFNNHHDSIEINADAKVAYLSQLQGEVLKDSNTILEEFIDAGFSTYDEVRSYISHYGFEGEIVNQKIASLSGGEKNILQLAKVSASKANVLLLDEPTSHLDTYTQIALEKAIDDYKGAILMISHDFYSVVNGMDYVLIIDDKTIRKMTMRKFKQMIYASHFDKDYLEAEQNKKAVEMKIELALKDTDFELAKVLVDELEELIKLL